A window from Streptomyces sp. NBC_00335 encodes these proteins:
- a CDS encoding PadR family transcriptional regulator, with protein sequence MTKELPAAGDQRRSQLLRGVLDLCLLSLIAERPRYGFEFAEALAAGGLELVSDGSIYPLLARMERAGLISSYRAPSPSGGAPRKYYRLTGAGHAELSGGRADWLAFAGQVGRILTTTEPTGGTTP encoded by the coding sequence ATGACAAAGGAACTGCCCGCCGCCGGTGACCAGCGGCGCAGTCAGCTCCTGCGCGGGGTGCTCGACCTGTGCCTCCTGTCGCTGATCGCCGAACGGCCCCGGTACGGCTTCGAGTTCGCCGAGGCGCTCGCCGCGGGCGGGCTGGAGCTGGTCAGCGACGGCAGCATCTATCCGCTGCTCGCCAGGATGGAGCGGGCGGGCCTCATCTCCTCCTACCGCGCCCCCTCTCCGAGCGGCGGCGCCCCGCGCAAGTACTACCGCCTGACCGGGGCGGGGCACGCCGAACTGAGCGGCGGCCGGGCCGACTGGCTCGCCTTCGCCGGGCAGGTGGGCCGCATCCTGACCACCACGGAACCCACGGGGGGAACCACACCATGA
- a CDS encoding nSTAND1 domain-containing NTPase: MGSGAGRPEKALDPQAGPIARFAGELRALRREAGAVPYRELASRAGYSVTALSQAASGNRLPSLPVALAYAEVCGGARPEWERRWREAEAAAESEAAAEALAALALGTDGGGAPPYRGLTRFEPEDEPVFFGRERLTDQLTALVAEHRFGVVLGPSGSGKSSLLRAGLVPRLRRSAPPLPPAAALRVLTPGEHPMRTHAPVLTPAAADGETWLIVDQFEEVFTLCTDPDERRDFLAALLAARDPGSRIRVVLGVRADFYANFLAHPALAEAARAATLPVGPLTAEEMRGAIVRPAAAAGLTVERALTARLVDEVTREPGSLPLLSHALLETWRRRRGRTLTLAGHEAAGGLRGALAQTAEELYAELGPGRAPVARRLLLNLITPGDGAPDTRRPVPRDTLVPPDSPEAAEAGAVLDRLARARLVTLDRDVVDLAHEALITAWPRLSGWIDTDRERLRRHRRLTQATQNWLTRRRDAGALLRGGELAEAEATFADEAGRRAELVPTEREFLSAGLASRARTRRIRRGVTSVVALLLVLLTVASTTAWQQGRDNVRQRVDAEIRRVKGEELAAGQLSAVAQGLRSSDPALAMRLSVAAWRLAETAETRSALLAASVQSESDAFDVPDEAGPWLSHPALPVRLSADGRVAVTVDVDSVRAWDVTKRTAVGPATALDRGTLFRGISPDGRTALVQGFGEKEGPGSGSGARRLDLATGTALDAVPRVEGSSVVWTAAAQIVATMDMDGATGRLSLRDARDGRTLLEVPTGRHPMWELSPDGSHLAVCARGGDAVNASERADVPLRVWDVARGKELPATRPGACAVDSFRFTGDGAVLLAQVPGGLSLWDPVTDREPVRIDHPGLTEVTTSPDGRFAAALDGREILMWRLAAPERPVFRHSLANGAASQLRIDPKDGVIRYLTERRLGDTTVRTISYGPATTPDWNPEPASTGTFSADVTTVAVDRRQGAGTWFEAYAVADGRRTARTPSADCPKAVPGSTESPTGPDCRVLLALSPDGRTLAHARTGFAEGSDAGDGQRESAQEPALWDVPANTARALPADPKPPFAARMPITGMAVSPDGRSLLTTRAGVDTLDVRDLASGRRTRPQDLTKDRVSSARSSRSDRAAPLAVRPDGRLLATSSNTFDVTTGRRTERGLTKEGGGVMAYSSDGTRLAVGDTTGGVTLWDGEAERRLATLPAGFDTAGFDAVGIDDERSVTSLAFSPDGRTLAVADASGTLRLWDVDSGRPLGSPLPTPGDGIVAVAFSPDGHTLHSVGEHSTVRTHEVAPARLAESVCTRAGTGLSRSDWRTYLPDLPYRKTC; this comes from the coding sequence ATGGGAAGTGGTGCGGGAAGGCCCGAGAAGGCGCTCGATCCACAGGCCGGTCCCATAGCCCGGTTCGCCGGTGAGCTCCGCGCACTGCGCCGCGAGGCCGGCGCCGTCCCTTACCGGGAACTGGCCTCGCGGGCCGGCTATTCGGTGACGGCGCTCTCCCAGGCCGCCTCCGGGAACCGGCTGCCGAGCCTGCCCGTGGCGCTGGCCTACGCCGAGGTCTGCGGCGGCGCCCGGCCGGAGTGGGAACGACGGTGGCGCGAGGCCGAAGCCGCAGCAGAGAGCGAAGCCGCGGCCGAAGCCCTGGCCGCCCTCGCGCTCGGTACCGACGGCGGCGGCGCTCCGCCCTATCGGGGCCTGACCCGCTTCGAACCCGAGGACGAGCCGGTGTTCTTCGGCCGGGAACGCCTGACCGACCAACTGACGGCCCTGGTCGCCGAACACCGCTTCGGCGTGGTCCTCGGCCCCTCCGGGAGCGGCAAGTCCTCGCTGCTGCGAGCCGGTCTTGTCCCGCGCCTGCGCCGCTCCGCTCCGCCGCTGCCCCCCGCCGCGGCCCTGCGCGTCCTCACCCCCGGCGAACACCCCATGCGGACCCACGCGCCGGTTCTCACCCCGGCCGCCGCGGACGGCGAGACCTGGCTGATCGTCGACCAGTTCGAGGAGGTCTTCACCCTCTGTACGGACCCCGACGAACGGCGGGACTTCCTCGCGGCCCTCCTCGCCGCCCGCGACCCCGGAAGCCGGATCCGCGTGGTACTCGGCGTGCGCGCCGACTTCTACGCGAACTTCCTGGCCCACCCCGCCCTCGCCGAGGCCGCCCGAGCCGCGACCCTCCCCGTGGGCCCGCTGACCGCCGAGGAGATGCGCGGCGCGATCGTGCGCCCCGCGGCAGCGGCCGGTCTCACCGTCGAACGCGCCCTCACGGCCCGGCTCGTGGACGAGGTCACCCGCGAACCCGGCAGCCTGCCGCTGCTCTCCCACGCCCTGCTGGAGACCTGGCGGCGCCGCCGCGGGCGCACGCTGACCCTGGCCGGACACGAGGCGGCCGGTGGTCTGCGCGGAGCCCTGGCCCAGACCGCCGAGGAGCTGTACGCGGAACTCGGGCCCGGCCGCGCCCCCGTCGCGCGTCGCCTCCTGCTGAACCTGATCACCCCCGGCGACGGAGCACCCGACACACGCAGGCCCGTACCCCGCGACACCCTCGTGCCCCCGGACTCCCCGGAAGCCGCCGAGGCCGGTGCGGTGCTGGACCGGCTGGCCCGGGCCCGGCTCGTCACCCTGGACCGGGACGTCGTGGACCTGGCGCACGAGGCCCTGATCACCGCGTGGCCGCGGCTGTCCGGCTGGATCGACACGGACCGTGAACGGCTGCGGCGACACCGCCGGTTGACCCAGGCCACCCAGAACTGGCTGACCCGCCGACGCGACGCCGGAGCGCTCCTGCGCGGCGGGGAACTGGCCGAGGCCGAGGCCACGTTCGCGGACGAAGCGGGCCGGCGCGCCGAACTGGTACCGACGGAGCGGGAGTTCCTGAGCGCGGGTCTCGCGTCCCGGGCCCGTACGCGTCGCATCCGGCGCGGGGTGACCTCCGTCGTCGCCCTCCTCCTCGTCCTCCTCACGGTGGCGAGCACGACCGCCTGGCAGCAGGGCCGCGACAACGTCCGCCAGCGGGTCGACGCCGAGATCCGGCGGGTCAAGGGGGAGGAACTGGCCGCCGGTCAGCTGTCGGCCGTGGCCCAGGGCCTGCGCAGCTCCGACCCCGCGCTGGCGATGCGGCTGAGCGTGGCCGCCTGGCGGCTCGCCGAGACCGCCGAGACCCGGTCGGCGCTGCTGGCGGCGTCCGTCCAGTCCGAGTCCGATGCCTTCGACGTGCCGGACGAGGCCGGGCCCTGGCTCTCCCACCCCGCGCTCCCGGTCCGGCTGAGCGCCGACGGCCGCGTCGCGGTCACCGTCGACGTGGATTCCGTACGCGCCTGGGACGTCACGAAGAGGACGGCGGTCGGGCCGGCGACGGCCCTCGACCGGGGAACCCTGTTCCGCGGAATCTCCCCGGACGGCCGTACCGCCCTGGTGCAGGGGTTCGGGGAGAAGGAGGGTCCCGGATCCGGGAGCGGGGCGCGCCGACTGGATCTGGCGACCGGGACGGCGCTCGACGCCGTGCCCCGGGTGGAGGGTTCTTCGGTCGTATGGACGGCCGCCGCACAGATCGTCGCCACCATGGACATGGACGGCGCCACCGGCCGGCTCTCGCTCCGGGACGCACGAGACGGCCGCACCCTGCTGGAGGTGCCGACCGGACGGCATCCGATGTGGGAACTCAGCCCGGACGGAAGCCACCTGGCCGTGTGCGCCAGGGGAGGGGATGCGGTGAACGCCTCCGAACGGGCCGACGTGCCCCTGAGGGTCTGGGACGTGGCACGGGGCAAGGAGCTGCCCGCCACCCGACCCGGCGCGTGCGCCGTCGACTCGTTCCGCTTCACCGGGGACGGCGCCGTCCTGCTGGCCCAGGTGCCGGGCGGCCTGAGCCTGTGGGACCCGGTCACGGACCGGGAACCGGTCCGGATCGACCACCCCGGCCTGACCGAGGTGACCACCAGCCCCGACGGCCGGTTCGCCGCGGCCCTCGACGGCCGGGAGATCCTGATGTGGCGGCTGGCCGCGCCCGAACGGCCGGTCTTCCGCCACTCCCTCGCCAACGGGGCCGCCTCCCAGCTCCGGATCGACCCGAAGGACGGCGTCATCAGGTACCTGACCGAACGCCGACTCGGGGACACCACGGTGCGCACGATCTCTTACGGACCGGCCACGACACCGGACTGGAACCCCGAACCGGCATCCACGGGCACCTTCAGCGCGGACGTCACGACCGTCGCGGTCGACCGCCGGCAGGGCGCCGGCACCTGGTTCGAGGCCTACGCCGTCGCCGACGGCCGGCGCACCGCCCGCACCCCGTCGGCCGACTGCCCGAAGGCCGTACCGGGATCCACCGAATCGCCGACAGGGCCCGACTGCCGGGTCCTGCTCGCGCTCAGCCCCGACGGACGAACCCTCGCCCACGCCCGAACCGGCTTCGCCGAAGGCTCCGACGCCGGGGACGGCCAGCGGGAGAGTGCCCAGGAGCCGGCGTTGTGGGACGTGCCGGCGAACACGGCCCGTGCGCTTCCCGCGGACCCGAAACCGCCGTTCGCCGCCCGGATGCCCATCACGGGGATGGCCGTCTCACCCGACGGCCGGTCCCTGCTCACGACGCGCGCGGGCGTTGACACCCTGGACGTAAGGGACTTGGCGAGCGGGCGCCGTACCCGGCCCCAGGACCTCACGAAGGACCGGGTCTCCTCCGCGAGGAGCTCCCGGAGCGACCGAGCCGCCCCGCTCGCGGTCCGTCCTGACGGGCGACTGCTCGCGACCTCCTCGAACACCTTCGACGTCACCACCGGCCGGCGCACCGAACGGGGCCTCACGAAGGAAGGGGGCGGGGTGATGGCCTACAGCTCCGACGGCACCCGCTTGGCGGTCGGTGACACGACGGGCGGGGTCACCCTGTGGGACGGGGAGGCCGAGCGGCGACTGGCCACCCTCCCGGCCGGGTTCGACACGGCCGGGTTCGACGCGGTCGGTATCGACGACGAAAGGTCCGTCACCTCCCTGGCCTTCTCTCCCGACGGCCGGACCCTGGCCGTGGCGGACGCCTCCGGCACGCTCCGGCTCTGGGACGTGGACTCGGGCCGGCCTCTGGGATCCCCGCTGCCGACCCCCGGCGACGGGATCGTGGCCGTCGCCTTCTCTCCCGACGGACACACCCTGCACAGCGTGGGCGAACACAGCACCGTGCGCACCCACGAGGTGGCGCCGGCCCGACTCGCGGAGTCCGTCTGTACCCGTGCCGGAACCGGACTCTCCCGGTCCGACTGGCGCACGTACCTCCCGGATCTCCCCTACCGGAAGACCTGCTGA
- a CDS encoding S8 family peptidase has protein sequence MFTRTHRPRQAAGALALATAVVALSTGLTGPAGAAPAASPTRSATGSPVTVTLITGDRVTVNGSGAVVRFEPGKGRERVPVQIERADGRTLVLPADARALLAAGKLDRRLFDVTTLADPTLRALHRGGLGLIVQYEGAAGAARTQLRSAAGNGAGRALQSVNAEVVKASPADATKVWEALTSPTARGLRAADAGIGKVWLDGVRKASLDKSTKQIGADRAWQAGFDGTGVKIAVLDTGVDKTHEDLKSQVVAEKNFSDSPDTTDRVGHGTHVASIAAGTGAASGGALKGVAPGAKVISGKVLDDRGYGSDSAVIAGMEWAVAEGASVVNLSLGSRDFPGVDPVEATVDRLSAEKGVLFAIAAGNDGAGESTVGSPGSADAALTVGAVDDKDVLAEFSSRGPRVGDGAVKPDLTAPGVGITAAAAPGSKLDTDPGAQHPVPGYLQLNGTSMATPHVAGAAALLKQKNPGWTGTELKGALTASTKDGAVGVQQQGTGRVQVDKALSQTVITEQPSVSLGTAQWPHADDVPLTKKVAYRNLGTTDITLDLAVTGTDARGKAAPAGFFSLGADKVTVPAGGRAEVDLSADTRLGDVDGAFSAYVTATGGGQSVRSGAAAVREAEAYDVTITTVDRDGGPAREFSHSLFGIGGAADGIWTGVSNESGSGTLRLPKGTYALHGAVYQDGSDLTKGVDWLVQPRLEVSGTTTVTVDARTAKPVDITVPGLATADFALPYYQQTVGEGHLGNGWVLPKGYTGFRSAHMGPDVTDGSLTQSWLATFIKDPATQYNVALGGATNRLATGYTRHVKAGQLAKLSVDMGAPAPGKSGYAYAAPTLPGMSQGDFYGAVQPAPGTRTLLLSALDGATWRSGFWQLGAPDADGNQRIEADQAALEPKRYAAGSSHRETFNTGVFSPLLGKGLGVFRTAPDPETGEQTITASVPLFGDGAGHAGSSSLTKAATTLYRDGIKVAENEDPLSGWEPFTVDGADAEYRLTTSVERSPEISAVSTRIDTSFTFRSGQVADRTALSVSTVRFHAPLDIASRAPAGKATRIPVTVQGAASGKNVKSLAISVSEDGGTTWKRVTVTDGAFSVRNPAKDRGISFRAQVTDKQGNVSEVTIINAYLGK, from the coding sequence TTGTTCACACGGACCCACAGGCCTCGACAAGCCGCGGGGGCCCTCGCCCTCGCCACCGCCGTCGTCGCCCTCAGCACGGGGCTGACCGGCCCCGCGGGGGCGGCGCCCGCCGCCTCCCCCACCAGGAGCGCCACGGGCTCTCCCGTGACCGTCACGCTGATCACCGGCGACCGGGTGACCGTGAACGGCAGCGGCGCCGTCGTGCGCTTCGAGCCCGGCAAGGGCCGTGAGCGCGTACCGGTCCAGATCGAACGTGCCGACGGCCGCACCCTGGTCCTGCCCGCCGACGCGCGGGCCCTGCTGGCCGCCGGCAAGCTGGACCGGCGCCTCTTCGACGTCACCACGCTCGCCGACCCGACCCTGCGCGCACTGCACCGCGGCGGACTCGGCCTGATCGTCCAGTACGAGGGTGCCGCCGGGGCGGCACGCACCCAGCTGCGGTCCGCCGCCGGCAACGGGGCGGGGCGCGCCCTCCAGAGCGTCAACGCCGAAGTCGTCAAGGCCTCGCCCGCCGACGCCACGAAGGTCTGGGAGGCCCTGACCAGCCCCACCGCCCGCGGCCTGCGAGCCGCGGACGCCGGCATCGGCAAGGTCTGGCTGGACGGCGTGCGCAAGGCGAGCCTGGACAAGAGCACGAAGCAGATCGGCGCCGACCGGGCCTGGCAGGCCGGGTTCGACGGCACGGGCGTGAAGATCGCCGTCCTGGACACCGGTGTCGACAAGACCCACGAGGACCTGAAGAGCCAGGTCGTCGCGGAGAAGAACTTCTCCGACTCCCCCGACACCACCGACCGCGTCGGCCACGGCACCCACGTGGCCTCCATCGCGGCCGGGACCGGGGCCGCGTCCGGCGGAGCACTGAAGGGCGTCGCGCCCGGTGCCAAGGTGATCAGCGGCAAGGTCCTCGACGACCGGGGCTACGGCTCCGATTCCGCGGTCATCGCGGGCATGGAGTGGGCCGTCGCCGAAGGGGCGTCCGTCGTCAACCTCAGCCTCGGAAGCCGGGACTTCCCCGGCGTGGACCCGGTCGAGGCCACCGTCGACCGGCTGTCGGCGGAGAAGGGGGTGCTGTTCGCCATCGCCGCGGGCAACGACGGGGCCGGCGAGTCCACGGTCGGCTCGCCCGGCAGCGCCGACGCCGCCCTGACCGTAGGCGCCGTCGACGACAAGGACGTGCTCGCGGAGTTCTCCAGCAGGGGCCCGCGCGTCGGAGACGGCGCGGTCAAGCCCGACCTCACCGCGCCCGGCGTGGGCATCACCGCCGCGGCGGCGCCGGGGAGCAAGCTCGACACCGACCCCGGGGCCCAGCACCCCGTCCCGGGTTACCTGCAGCTCAACGGCACCTCCATGGCCACCCCGCACGTGGCCGGAGCGGCGGCGCTGCTGAAGCAGAAGAACCCCGGCTGGACCGGGACCGAGCTCAAGGGCGCGCTGACCGCGTCGACCAAGGACGGCGCGGTCGGCGTCCAGCAGCAGGGCACGGGCCGTGTGCAGGTGGACAAGGCCCTGTCCCAAACGGTGATCACCGAGCAGCCGTCGGTGTCCCTCGGCACGGCCCAGTGGCCGCACGCCGACGACGTGCCGCTCACCAAGAAGGTCGCCTACCGCAACCTCGGCACCACCGACATCACCCTCGACCTCGCGGTGACCGGCACCGACGCCCGGGGCAAGGCCGCCCCGGCCGGGTTCTTCTCACTCGGCGCCGACAAGGTGACCGTGCCCGCCGGTGGCCGCGCCGAGGTCGACCTGAGCGCCGACACCCGGCTCGGCGATGTCGACGGCGCCTTCTCCGCCTACGTCACCGCCACCGGCGGCGGCCAGTCGGTGCGCTCGGGCGCGGCGGCCGTCCGTGAGGCCGAGGCGTACGACGTCACCATCACGACCGTCGACCGCGACGGCGGCCCTGCCCGCGAGTTCTCCCACTCCCTGTTCGGGATCGGCGGCGCCGCCGACGGCATATGGACGGGCGTCAGCAACGAGTCCGGCTCCGGCACCCTGCGCCTACCCAAGGGCACCTACGCCCTCCACGGCGCCGTGTACCAGGACGGCTCGGACCTCACCAAGGGTGTCGACTGGCTGGTCCAGCCCCGGCTGGAGGTCTCCGGGACCACCACGGTCACGGTCGACGCGCGCACCGCGAAGCCGGTGGACATCACCGTTCCCGGTCTGGCCACGGCCGACTTCGCCCTGCCGTACTACCAACAGACGGTCGGCGAAGGCCACCTCGGCAACGGCTGGGTCCTCCCCAAGGGCTACACCGGGTTCCGCTCCGCCCACATGGGGCCGGACGTGACCGACGGCTCGCTGACACAGAGCTGGCTGGCGACCTTCATCAAGGACCCGGCCACCCAGTACAACGTTGCCCTCGGCGGCGCGACGAACCGTCTCGCCACCGGGTACACACGCCACGTGAAGGCGGGCCAGCTGGCGAAGCTCTCCGTGGACATGGGCGCGCCCGCCCCCGGCAAGTCCGGGTACGCCTACGCCGCCCCCACCCTGCCCGGCATGTCCCAGGGCGACTTCTACGGAGCCGTCCAGCCCGCTCCCGGCACCCGTACGCTCCTGCTCTCCGCCCTCGACGGTGCGACCTGGCGGAGCGGCTTCTGGCAGCTCGGCGCCCCTGACGCGGACGGCAACCAGCGCATCGAGGCGGACCAGGCCGCCCTGGAGCCGAAGCGCTACGCGGCGGGCTCCTCCCACCGCGAGACCTTCAACACCGGAGTGTTCTCACCGCTCCTGGGCAAGGGTCTGGGCGTGTTCCGCACCGCGCCCGATCCTGAGACGGGCGAGCAGACCATCACCGCCTCGGTACCCCTCTTCGGCGACGGCGCGGGCCACGCCGGCTCCTCCTCTCTCACCAAGGCCGCCACGACCCTGTACCGCGACGGAATCAAGGTCGCCGAGAACGAGGACCCGCTGAGCGGCTGGGAGCCCTTCACGGTCGACGGCGCCGACGCCGAGTACCGGCTGACCACCTCCGTCGAGCGGTCCCCCGAGATCTCCGCCGTCTCCACCCGCATCGACACGAGCTTCACCTTCCGTTCCGGCCAGGTCGCCGACCGGACCGCGCTCTCGGTCTCCACGGTGCGCTTCCACGCCCCGCTCGACATCGCCTCCCGCGCCCCCGCGGGCAAGGCCACCCGGATACCCGTGACCGTGCAGGGTGCGGCCTCGGGGAAGAACGTCAAGTCGCTGGCGATCTCCGTGAGCGAAGACGGCGGTACGACCTGGAAGCGCGTCACGGTCACCGACGGCGCGTTCTCCGTCCGGAACCCCGCGAAGGACCGGGGGATCTCCTTCCGGGCGCAGGTCACCGACAAGCAGGGCAACGTCTCCGAGGTCACGATCATCAACGCCTACCTGGGCAAGTGA
- a CDS encoding phosphatidylinositol-specific phospholipase C domain-containing protein: protein MVTGVAAGAVVLGVAGSSALLAPTPARAHGSNFGDAYGNIGSATNADWMKDIAGGTWLAALSLPGTHDSLSIQGGPPAETQQNFGKSANTLTAQLERGIRAVDVRVRVTEGKYFTIHHGSSYQDANFDDVLTKAKDFLGKHKNETVVMRLRAECPRGNVGTFDCANDPTSVDSAKIEEIFKGYTERYPNLFYSPSIAKGSVAYVPRLSQVRGKIVLGSFDNVDGQYGINTFNSHKEDHWEPDGIPQKFGFVKDNIDKAVRDGSGEMFVTYTSASDYNGDLMSPAQFAGGYGWANGQPAVQGVNFRLMQYLNSGGGNGHLGIVMMDFPGWALIQNIIDRNKGYTVAGGHQAIWLVNADKTYVDTKYGKCMVRGPEFDSTKTGGLVTQRTCQSTAPSSHQWAAVTPSYDGQGYYWIKSSNGMCLTIPWNNGTPPSAGTQLFWWGCENRWFSGNQMWNIMPTQVEVGTERRTAFRFINQWTGLCLTVNPDTAATAGGKVTHDTCPK from the coding sequence ATGGTGACCGGTGTCGCAGCCGGCGCGGTCGTGCTCGGTGTCGCCGGCAGCAGCGCTCTCCTCGCGCCGACTCCCGCCCGAGCCCACGGGAGCAATTTCGGGGACGCTTACGGCAACATCGGGTCGGCGACGAACGCCGACTGGATGAAGGACATCGCCGGCGGCACATGGCTCGCGGCCCTGTCGCTTCCCGGTACCCACGACTCCCTTTCCATCCAAGGAGGACCTCCTGCGGAGACGCAGCAGAACTTCGGAAAGAGCGCGAACACCTTGACGGCGCAGTTGGAGCGGGGAATCCGCGCCGTTGACGTCCGGGTCCGCGTCACCGAGGGCAAGTACTTCACGATTCATCACGGATCGTCGTACCAGGACGCCAACTTCGATGACGTCCTGACAAAGGCCAAGGACTTCCTCGGCAAGCACAAGAACGAGACCGTCGTCATGCGCTTGAGGGCCGAGTGCCCCCGCGGGAACGTCGGCACATTCGATTGTGCGAACGATCCGACGAGCGTCGACAGCGCGAAGATCGAAGAGATCTTCAAGGGTTACACGGAGCGCTACCCGAACCTGTTCTACTCCCCTTCGATCGCCAAGGGATCCGTGGCGTACGTGCCGCGCCTCTCGCAAGTCCGGGGAAAGATCGTGCTGGGCAGCTTCGACAACGTCGACGGTCAGTACGGGATCAACACCTTCAACAGCCACAAGGAGGACCACTGGGAGCCGGATGGCATCCCCCAGAAGTTCGGCTTCGTCAAGGACAACATCGACAAGGCCGTCCGGGACGGCAGCGGTGAGATGTTCGTGACGTACACGTCCGCGTCCGACTACAACGGCGACCTCATGTCCCCTGCGCAATTCGCCGGCGGGTACGGATGGGCCAACGGTCAGCCCGCGGTCCAAGGCGTGAATTTCCGGCTGATGCAGTACCTGAACTCCGGCGGCGGCAACGGCCACCTCGGCATCGTCATGATGGACTTCCCCGGCTGGGCCCTGATCCAGAACATCATCGACCGCAACAAGGGCTACACCGTTGCCGGTGGCCACCAGGCGATCTGGCTGGTCAATGCCGACAAGACCTACGTCGACACCAAGTACGGCAAGTGCATGGTGCGGGGCCCGGAGTTCGACAGCACCAAGACGGGCGGTCTGGTCACCCAGCGCACATGTCAGTCGACGGCGCCGAGCAGCCACCAGTGGGCCGCCGTGACACCCTCGTACGACGGTCAGGGCTACTACTGGATCAAGTCCAGCAACGGCATGTGCCTGACCATCCCGTGGAACAACGGCACCCCGCCGTCAGCCGGGACCCAGCTCTTCTGGTGGGGCTGCGAGAACCGCTGGTTCTCCGGGAACCAGATGTGGAACATCATGCCGACGCAGGTCGAGGTCGGAACCGAGCGCCGGACCGCCTTCAGGTTCATCAACCAGTGGACCGGCCTGTGCCTGACGGTCAACCCCGACACCGCCGCCACCGCCGGCGGCAAGGTGACCCACGACACCTGCCCGAAGTAG